One Silurus meridionalis isolate SWU-2019-XX chromosome 10, ASM1480568v1, whole genome shotgun sequence genomic window carries:
- the LOC124392193 gene encoding C-Myc-binding protein isoform X2, which yields MAHYRASESKREQFRRYLEKAGVLDSLTNVLVALYEESDKPSNALEFIKQHLSAGDPESSQVEVLQGNLEELQQKYDLLQEENRELRNRLLQYEPAADDAGAE from the exons ATGGCGCATTACAGA gcCTCAGAGTCGAAGCGTGAGCAGTTCAGGAGGTACCTGGAAAAGGCAGGGGTTCTGGACAGTCTCACTAATG TGCTGGTGGCCTTATACGAGGAGTCAGATAAACCCAGCAATGCCTTGGA GTTTATAAAGCAGCACCTGTCTGCAGGAGATCCAGAATCCAGCCAGGTGGAGGTTCTCCAAGGGAACCTAGAGGAACTGCAGCAGAAATATGACCTGCTACAGGAGGAGAACCGTGAGCTCAGGAACCGG TTGCTGCAGTATGAACCAGCTGCTGATGATGCAGGAGCAGAATGA
- the LOC124392193 gene encoding C-Myc-binding protein isoform X1 produces the protein MLLHANGDQRVRVPAAPLPASESKREQFRRYLEKAGVLDSLTNVLVALYEESDKPSNALEFIKQHLSAGDPESSQVEVLQGNLEELQQKYDLLQEENRELRNRLLQYEPAADDAGAE, from the exons ATGCTGCTACATGCTAATGGAGACCAGCGCGTGCGCGTCCCTGCGGCTCCGCTACCG gcCTCAGAGTCGAAGCGTGAGCAGTTCAGGAGGTACCTGGAAAAGGCAGGGGTTCTGGACAGTCTCACTAATG TGCTGGTGGCCTTATACGAGGAGTCAGATAAACCCAGCAATGCCTTGGA GTTTATAAAGCAGCACCTGTCTGCAGGAGATCCAGAATCCAGCCAGGTGGAGGTTCTCCAAGGGAACCTAGAGGAACTGCAGCAGAAATATGACCTGCTACAGGAGGAGAACCGTGAGCTCAGGAACCGG TTGCTGCAGTATGAACCAGCTGCTGATGATGCAGGAGCAGAATGA